The following coding sequences lie in one Methanopyrus sp. SNP6 genomic window:
- a CDS encoding RsmD family RNA methyltransferase: MIKTIRTPVGEFELLVDSYQLDLLRDVRRVSVFTSMVVEVVEDTFADLGAGTGPLSVVAAHAGAERVIAVEKNPKRARLLEKNLRKHVPRDVEWEVVIGDAQEVDVNADVVACEMIDTLLLEEKFVPVINTVLEKYEPNIVPQEVRIGANPIGRPPRTLRYRSGLPEDIEPLEVIRTDKSIPEKFEYETPEPGYEFFTWVEYGGTIAGGSDVFCPVLELPTPGDVLIGVRGAGLTSLRSHTPKHQDHT, from the coding sequence ATGATTAAAACCATAAGAACTCCGGTAGGCGAGTTCGAGCTGTTGGTAGATTCCTACCAGCTCGACCTGCTCCGTGACGTAAGACGCGTTTCTGTCTTCACCTCGATGGTGGTGGAAGTCGTAGAGGACACCTTCGCGGACCTTGGAGCTGGTACAGGACCATTATCGGTGGTCGCAGCCCACGCTGGCGCCGAGCGCGTTATCGCCGTGGAGAAGAACCCCAAACGAGCCAGACTTCTCGAGAAGAACCTCAGGAAACACGTCCCACGCGACGTGGAATGGGAGGTAGTGATAGGAGACGCGCAGGAGGTGGACGTGAACGCCGATGTGGTAGCATGCGAGATGATCGACACTCTGCTCCTAGAGGAAAAGTTCGTACCCGTCATCAACACCGTTCTCGAAAAATATGAACCGAATATCGTACCACAGGAAGTGCGGATTGGGGCGAATCCCATCGGCCGGCCGCCTAGGACGCTGAGATATCGGTCTGGTCTCCCGGAAGATATCGAACCACTAGAGGTAATCCGGACCGATAAGTCCATCCCAGAAAAGTTCGAGTACGAAACTCCGGAGCCGGGATACGAGTTCTTTACTTGGGTGGAATACGGAGGGACAATCGCGGGTGGCAGCGATGTGTTCTGTCCCGTCCTCGAGCTCCCAACACCCGGTGACGTGTTGATCGGCGTTCGCGGAGCTGGGTTGACTTCACTCCGCTCACACACCCCTAAGCATCAGGACCACACCTAG